One Candidatus Aminicenantes bacterium DNA window includes the following coding sequences:
- a CDS encoding transglutaminase-like domain-containing protein has protein sequence MNEIGFHIRQAGWLLGKKGLPIALMLVLASGFASGGEFREDRSQILKEFSAGHFTVAAQLISRALLRQGLTKEEADWLVRQRATMERIRLDFGLTREQVRKQLERFFPGLQDHQIVAWEKSGHLEMRLIDDAPRYFNHAVANLFRLDAAAAAARRKRNGVPAADPLDAIRLENTGAILNAGKSGALAEGKKIAIEFTLTVDADAVPAGEDICCWLPFPRESPPRQKHVVLLAAVPADAIRSPQECLHSSLHAVQKAVKGVPTVFSYRASFEIWGQWFDPQQIVSKGNDAGEGVGPFLKEEPPHVVFSPAVRKLAESLCAGETNPLKIVRKFYLWIDGHIPWASALEYSIIDCIPDYVISRGHGDCGMQTFLLMSLARCQGIPARWQSGWMLHPGQENLHDWCEFRYPGTGWVPVDMSFGLQNSKETAVKDFYLTGIDSYRMIVNDGFAQEFCPPKKHYRSEPFDFQRGEVEWAKGNIYFDKWGYQLHVLAIEKIDK, from the coding sequence ATGAACGAAATCGGTTTTCATATCCGCCAAGCGGGCTGGTTGCTGGGGAAAAAGGGTTTGCCCATCGCCCTCATGCTTGTCCTGGCCAGCGGTTTTGCTTCGGGCGGCGAATTCCGCGAGGATCGATCGCAAATCCTGAAAGAATTCAGCGCGGGTCATTTTACCGTCGCCGCGCAACTCATCTCCCGGGCATTGCTTCGCCAGGGCTTGACAAAGGAGGAAGCCGACTGGTTGGTCCGCCAGCGGGCGACCATGGAGCGCATCCGCCTGGACTTCGGCCTGACCAGAGAACAGGTGCGAAAACAGCTCGAACGTTTTTTCCCCGGCCTGCAGGACCACCAGATCGTCGCCTGGGAAAAATCGGGCCACCTGGAGATGCGCCTGATCGATGATGCGCCCCGATACTTCAATCATGCCGTCGCCAACCTGTTCCGGCTCGATGCGGCGGCCGCGGCAGCAAGGAGGAAACGGAACGGCGTTCCCGCCGCCGACCCCCTGGATGCCATCCGGTTGGAAAACACCGGGGCCATCCTGAACGCCGGGAAGTCGGGGGCGCTGGCGGAAGGCAAAAAGATCGCCATCGAGTTCACGCTGACGGTGGATGCCGATGCGGTCCCCGCCGGGGAGGACATTTGTTGCTGGCTGCCTTTTCCCAGGGAATCGCCGCCGCGGCAGAAGCATGTGGTCCTGCTCGCTGCGGTGCCGGCCGATGCCATCCGCTCGCCGCAGGAATGTCTTCATTCCTCTCTCCATGCGGTGCAAAAGGCGGTCAAGGGGGTCCCGACCGTGTTCTCCTACCGCGCCTCCTTCGAAATATGGGGACAATGGTTCGATCCGCAACAGATCGTTTCTAAAGGGAACGATGCCGGCGAAGGCGTCGGCCCATTCCTCAAGGAGGAGCCGCCGCATGTCGTTTTTTCCCCGGCGGTCAGGAAACTGGCCGAAAGCCTCTGCGCGGGCGAGACCAACCCGCTGAAAATCGTCCGGAAATTCTATCTCTGGATCGACGGGCACATTCCCTGGGCTTCGGCCCTGGAATATTCGATCATCGACTGCATCCCAGATTACGTCATCAGCCGGGGCCACGGCGATTGCGGCATGCAGACCTTCCTGTTGATGTCGCTGGCCCGCTGCCAGGGCATTCCGGCCCGCTGGCAAAGCGGTTGGATGCTTCATCCCGGCCAGGAGAACCTGCATGACTGGTGCGAGTTCCGCTACCCGGGAACCGGCTGGGTGCCGGTCGACATGTCGTTCGGGCTGCAAAACAGCAAAGAAACGGCGGTGAAGGATTTCTACCTGACCGGGATCGATTCCTACCGCATGATCGTCAATGACGGGTTTGCCCAGGAATTTTGCCCGCCGAAAAAGCACTACCGGTCGGAGCCGTTTGACTTTCAACGGGGGGAGGTCGAATGGGCGAAGGGGAACATCTATTTTGACAAATGGGGGTATCAGCTGCATGTGCTGGCAATCGAAAAAATCGATAAGTAA
- a CDS encoding MFS transporter, with protein MRKEMKIFLLVLALTALGLGFSNDIISNFFKDAYRVSAYQRGFIEFPRELPGMLCILAISLLSFLSDIRIALLAQLLSFSGIVVLGLATPSFAVMLAFIFVNSLGMHLFFPLQDSIGLALIQDGRMGKRMGQFKGVSTAFQMVAAALVFIGFRSGVFSFERRVKWPFLAAGAIFLAVFALLWYLNRLLRNPKTHHTRGRLVVRREYRYYYTLVTMFGVQKQIMMVYGPWMLIDLLDKKADTIAFLSIIGGAIGMFFIPALGRWLDRFGIKAMLYADAISFIGVYLLYGLLSAGFVSGALPQVGVPLFLAYVIFILDRMSTQMGLVRTVYLRTIAISPADITPNLSLGLSLDHTVSIVCAYLGGMVWVSWGPQYIFFLAAALSLVNLYVAVRVQLPPASAARPQPTLVEELAIARSDD; from the coding sequence TTGCGCAAGGAGATGAAAATATTCCTGCTGGTGCTGGCCCTGACCGCGCTGGGTCTCGGCTTTTCCAACGACATCATCTCCAATTTCTTCAAGGACGCCTACCGGGTCAGCGCCTATCAGCGCGGCTTCATCGAATTTCCGCGCGAACTGCCGGGGATGCTCTGCATCCTGGCCATCTCGCTGCTGTCGTTCCTCTCCGACATCCGCATCGCCCTGCTGGCGCAGCTGCTGAGCTTTTCGGGCATCGTCGTCCTCGGCCTGGCCACGCCCTCCTTCGCCGTCATGCTGGCATTCATCTTCGTCAACTCCCTGGGCATGCATCTCTTCTTCCCGCTGCAGGACAGCATCGGCCTGGCCCTCATCCAGGACGGCCGCATGGGCAAGCGCATGGGGCAGTTCAAGGGGGTCAGCACCGCCTTCCAGATGGTGGCCGCGGCGCTGGTGTTCATCGGTTTTCGCAGCGGGGTGTTCAGCTTCGAGCGGCGCGTCAAGTGGCCTTTCCTGGCCGCCGGCGCGATCTTCCTCGCTGTCTTCGCCCTGCTGTGGTATCTCAACCGCCTGTTGCGCAACCCGAAGACGCACCACACCCGCGGCCGCCTGGTTGTGCGCCGGGAATACCGCTATTACTACACGCTGGTCACCATGTTCGGAGTGCAGAAGCAGATCATGATGGTCTACGGCCCCTGGATGCTGATCGACCTGCTGGACAAAAAGGCCGACACCATCGCCTTCCTGTCCATCATCGGCGGCGCCATCGGCATGTTCTTCATCCCCGCTTTGGGCCGCTGGCTGGACCGTTTCGGCATCAAGGCCATGCTCTATGCCGACGCCATCTCGTTCATCGGCGTCTACCTGCTCTACGGCCTGCTGAGCGCCGGCTTCGTCAGCGGCGCCCTGCCGCAGGTGGGTGTGCCGCTCTTCCTGGCTTATGTCATTTTCATCCTCGACCGCATGTCGACGCAGATGGGGCTGGTGCGCACCGTGTACCTGCGCACCATCGCCATTTCCCCGGCCGACATCACCCCCAACCTCTCGCTGGGATTGAGTCTCGACCATACGGTCTCGATCGTCTGCGCCTATCTGGGCGGGATGGTCTGGGTCAGCTGGGGCCCGCAATACATCTTCTTCCTGGCCGCCGCCCTGTCGCTGGTCAACCTCTACGTCGCTGTCCGCGTGCAGCTGCCGCCGGCGTCGGCCGCGCGCCCGCAACCCACGCTGGTCGAAGAGCTGGCCATCGCCCGGAGCGACGATTGA
- a CDS encoding C40 family peptidase, with amino-acid sequence MCWQSKKSISKASILWIAAVLALSCNPGKKDLATARSLIDSLRGQAIADSRVELFSVEAEWSGGRVLLTGKTTRPDVAADLVKRLKERRIACSDTIIRLPDPALGEKNWGLVTLSVANIRYQPAHAAEMATQALMGTPVRVLQEEDGWYLVQTPDRYIAWTEAAGIALKTQAQMDAWKGSARLIFLGDSGLILEGTEAASMPVSDIVSGGIVVKEAGMNGRGTMQAVQLPDGRQGFVSGPGFRDFEAWGNSISADPAVLVDFAQRMKGRPYLWGGTSVKGFDCSGFTKTVYLTGGLILARDASQQALQGTTVIAPAAPAVWQGLKAGDLLFFGRKANGETGERVSHVGMYMGDSRFIHCSGMVRVNSLDATRADYEPFLLANLLHVKRIIGAGNGPAALKTHPWYNR; translated from the coding sequence ATGTGCTGGCAATCGAAAAAATCGATAAGTAAAGCAAGTATTCTTTGGATTGCCGCCGTCCTCGCGCTGTCCTGCAATCCGGGCAAAAAGGACTTGGCAACGGCCCGCTCCCTGATCGACTCGCTCCGGGGCCAGGCCATCGCCGACAGTCGAGTTGAGCTGTTTTCGGTGGAGGCAGAGTGGTCGGGCGGTCGCGTGCTGCTCACGGGGAAAACAACCAGGCCCGACGTGGCGGCCGACCTGGTCAAGCGGCTGAAGGAGCGAAGGATCGCCTGCAGCGATACCATCATCCGGCTTCCCGATCCCGCCCTTGGAGAGAAAAACTGGGGGTTGGTCACCTTGTCGGTGGCCAATATCCGCTATCAGCCGGCCCATGCCGCCGAAATGGCCACCCAGGCGCTCATGGGGACCCCGGTACGGGTGTTGCAGGAGGAGGACGGCTGGTACCTGGTGCAGACCCCGGACCGCTACATCGCCTGGACGGAAGCCGCCGGCATCGCCTTGAAGACGCAGGCGCAGATGGATGCCTGGAAAGGTTCGGCCAGGCTGATCTTTCTCGGCGACAGCGGGTTGATCCTGGAAGGAACGGAGGCAGCTTCCATGCCGGTTTCCGATATCGTCAGCGGCGGCATCGTGGTCAAGGAGGCCGGCATGAATGGTCGTGGCACGATGCAGGCGGTTCAGCTGCCCGACGGCCGGCAGGGTTTCGTCAGCGGACCGGGGTTCAGGGATTTCGAAGCGTGGGGCAACAGCATTTCGGCCGATCCGGCGGTGCTGGTCGATTTCGCCCAACGTATGAAAGGCAGGCCCTACCTCTGGGGCGGGACATCGGTCAAGGGGTTCGACTGCAGCGGCTTCACGAAAACCGTTTACCTGACCGGCGGCTTGATCCTGGCGCGTGATGCCTCGCAACAGGCGCTGCAGGGAACAACGGTGATTGCACCGGCTGCGCCGGCCGTTTGGCAAGGGCTGAAAGCGGGCGATCTGCTCTTTTTCGGACGCAAAGCCAACGGCGAAACGGGCGAACGCGTATCGCATGTCGGGATGTACATGGGCGATTCACGGTTCATCCACTGCTCCGGCATGGTGCGGGTTAACAGCCTGGATGCCACCCGGGCGGATTACGAGCCTTTTTTGCTGGCCAACCTGCTGCATGTCAAGCGGATCATCGGCGCTGGGAATGGGCCGGCTGCGCTGAAAACCCATCCGTGGTACAATCGCTGA
- a CDS encoding dipeptide epimerase, which translates to MTTTRRKFIVSSGIAIAGLAAARGLWARKTGTVIGLSGKIRLSFEPYNLALKHAFTLSGSSRTTTPVMLTRLDYEGISGYGEASMPPYLGESQESAAKFLSKIDLSGFSDPFRMEDILDYIDAIAAGNGAAKAAVDIALHDLVGKLAGQPWYRIWGLNPGKTPNTSFTIGIDSADMVRQKVAEASAFKILKVKLGRDNDREMIETVRSATPVPIAVDVNQGWKEKEKALDMIHWLKGMGVVLIEQPLPKERVGDMAWLRERSPLPVFGDEAVQRLPDIVKAAGVYHGVNIKLMKCTGMREAFVMAKTARALGMKVMIGCMTETSCAVSAAAQLSPLADYADLDGNLLIANDVFQGMEIKNGKITLNDFPGIGVRKI; encoded by the coding sequence ATGACAACTACCAGGAGAAAATTCATCGTTTCAAGCGGAATCGCGATAGCCGGGCTAGCCGCGGCCAGGGGGTTGTGGGCAAGAAAAACGGGAACCGTGATCGGCTTGAGCGGAAAGATCAGGCTTTCGTTTGAGCCCTACAACCTTGCCCTGAAGCACGCCTTCACCCTCTCCGGATCGTCACGGACAACGACGCCGGTCATGCTGACCCGGTTGGATTATGAGGGTATCTCCGGATATGGCGAGGCATCCATGCCGCCCTACCTCGGCGAGTCGCAGGAGAGCGCCGCGAAATTCCTGTCCAAAATCGACTTGTCCGGATTCAGCGATCCTTTCCGCATGGAGGATATCCTGGATTACATCGACGCCATCGCTGCCGGCAACGGCGCGGCCAAGGCTGCCGTCGACATCGCCCTTCACGACCTGGTCGGCAAGCTGGCGGGGCAGCCCTGGTACAGGATCTGGGGCTTGAACCCCGGCAAAACTCCGAACACCTCCTTTACCATCGGCATCGACAGCGCCGACATGGTGCGACAAAAAGTGGCCGAGGCCTCCGCTTTCAAGATACTTAAAGTCAAGCTGGGCCGGGACAACGACCGCGAGATGATCGAGACCGTGCGCTCGGCCACGCCCGTGCCCATCGCGGTGGATGTCAACCAGGGCTGGAAGGAGAAGGAAAAGGCGCTCGACATGATACACTGGCTGAAAGGGATGGGTGTCGTATTGATCGAACAGCCGCTGCCCAAGGAACGGGTCGGCGACATGGCCTGGCTCAGGGAGCGCTCGCCGCTGCCGGTTTTCGGGGACGAAGCTGTTCAGCGCCTGCCGGACATCGTCAAGGCAGCGGGCGTCTACCATGGCGTCAACATCAAACTGATGAAATGCACGGGGATGCGCGAGGCGTTCGTCATGGCCAAAACGGCCAGGGCGCTGGGCATGAAGGTGATGATCGGCTGCATGACCGAAACCTCATGCGCCGTCTCGGCCGCCGCCCAGCTGTCGCCGCTGGCTGACTATGCCGACCTCGACGGCAATTTGCTGATCGCCAATGATGTCTTTCAGGGCATGGAGATAAAAAACGGCAAGATCACCCTGAACGACTTCCCCGGCATCGGCGTCAGGAAGATCTGA